The Neochlamydia sp. S13 genome has a segment encoding these proteins:
- a CDS encoding DUF1670 domain-containing protein, translating into MKKNIDANHATFCPQAFKCFEGALEAFFSHECPQLGGTRTRQVLVKSIADMVHQFYPQTSHMQPGQVTWPTVHRNEFSSYGKSIQNTRLTTVILDLVSSQDAMERAKGKKLRVIKKEAVARMCKQAFDQEGCLTHAELAILLKISPQSVGKYIKEWELENREVLPRRGSIHDIGPTLTHKTMIIEKLFIEQKTVQQVSRETKHSLPAIQRYISTFKQILLCKQKGMSTEEAAFSVGRTSRLVNEYEKIIEQYKEKNYVIAALLKSEIGIETRTQITINEGVDKKY; encoded by the coding sequence ATGAAGAAGAACATCGATGCAAACCATGCTACATTTTGCCCTCAAGCATTTAAATGCTTTGAAGGTGCTTTGGAAGCGTTTTTTTCGCATGAGTGCCCACAGCTAGGAGGAACAAGGACAAGGCAAGTACTGGTTAAATCAATAGCGGATATGGTGCATCAATTTTATCCGCAGACCTCTCATATGCAGCCGGGACAAGTTACATGGCCGACAGTCCACCGCAATGAATTTTCATCTTATGGAAAATCTATTCAAAATACACGTTTAACAACGGTAATTTTAGATTTGGTAAGCTCGCAAGATGCTATGGAAAGAGCCAAGGGGAAAAAATTAAGGGTTATAAAAAAAGAAGCTGTGGCGCGGATGTGTAAGCAAGCTTTTGATCAAGAAGGTTGCTTAACCCACGCGGAATTAGCTATTTTGTTAAAGATATCGCCACAAAGTGTAGGCAAATATATCAAGGAGTGGGAATTAGAAAACCGTGAGGTTCTTCCCAGAAGAGGATCTATCCATGATATAGGCCCTACTTTAACTCACAAAACAATGATCATTGAAAAGCTCTTTATTGAGCAAAAAACTGTTCAGCAAGTGAGCAGAGAAACAAAACACTCTTTACCAGCGATACAAAGGTATATATCCACTTTCAAGCAAATATTGCTATGCAAACAAAAAGGTATGTCTACAGAAGAAGCAGCTTTTTCGGTGGGTAGGACATCGCGCTTAGTCAATGAATATGAAAAGATTATTGAACAATATAAGGAGAAAAATTATGTTATAGCCGCGTTATTGAAAAGTGAAATTGGAATTGAAACAAGAACCCAGATAACAATAAATGAAGGTGTTGATAAAAAATATTAA
- a CDS encoding DUF1670 domain-containing protein: protein MKNVTINSKEDQERRLQIKNIHQQMKNLAVQGTGISPWEAQILVGLIEEVYFSELHQSHLKPGQIKYHCVAAEEGAGKSLKECKMLPMVLTLFDQRDKGNFSQDNNRDRSVELRRRRLVRIAEEAKEQGGYLTQEDLAELLMCDIRTIRRDIKELRTIGILLPTRGQQKDIGPGVSHRAIAIRLWLEGKEPVAIAQHIKHSIEAVENYLQKFKRVAFLKSKHFNEFEIALTVGISIYATKTFSLLYEEFKDKAFFKQRLEEVYIVGAQYYHAQDEKKRMMSSNDSIRNERRLP, encoded by the coding sequence ATGAAAAATGTTACTATAAATTCTAAAGAAGATCAAGAAAGACGACTTCAAATCAAAAACATCCATCAGCAGATGAAAAATTTGGCTGTTCAAGGAACAGGAATAAGTCCTTGGGAAGCTCAAATTTTAGTAGGTCTGATTGAGGAAGTGTACTTTTCCGAACTTCACCAAAGTCACTTAAAACCAGGGCAAATTAAATATCATTGTGTAGCAGCTGAAGAAGGAGCTGGCAAATCTTTAAAAGAGTGCAAGATGTTACCTATGGTTTTGACGCTGTTTGACCAACGAGACAAAGGAAATTTTTCCCAGGATAATAATAGAGATAGAAGTGTTGAGCTAAGAAGGAGAAGACTTGTGCGTATAGCTGAAGAAGCTAAAGAGCAAGGAGGATACTTAACTCAAGAGGACCTAGCAGAATTATTAATGTGCGATATAAGAACCATTCGAAGAGATATTAAAGAGCTTAGAACAATAGGCATTCTATTACCCACCCGAGGTCAACAAAAAGATATAGGCCCTGGTGTCAGCCATAGAGCTATTGCCATACGGCTTTGGCTAGAGGGCAAAGAGCCTGTGGCTATTGCCCAACATATTAAGCATAGCATAGAAGCTGTGGAAAACTATCTACAGAAGTTTAAAAGAGTAGCCTTTCTTAAAAGCAAACATTTCAATGAGTTTGAAATAGCCTTAACGGTAGGAATTTCCATCTATGCTACTAAAACCTTTTCCCTGCTATATGAAGAGTTTAAAGATAAAGCCTTTTTTAAACAAAGATTGGAGGAAGTTTATATAGTTGGTGCCCAATATTATCATGCGCAAGACGAAAAAAAAAGAATGATGTCGTCGAACGACTCTATCAGGAACGAGCGGAGGCTGCCATGA
- a CDS encoding sodium:alanine symporter family protein, which produces MPSLERTNQIFTLCVVFPFIILLGLYFTIKLRGFQIARLKNSFSYLLKQQQNAQGNISYFEAISTVLAGNFGTGNISGMAIALSTGGPGALIWMWIIAFFGSAIQYSSCILGAKYRQKDEGGEYVSGPMYYLSKGLGLNSLAKIFCIFTIFAALAVGNFAQINSMTLPIQKMGFPPLLCGFIFAFFIGLVLLGGIQRIARFASIIVPLKAFLYLTFTLIILYLNREKILPALQLMFTSAFNFQAAAGGIIGSSILKAITTGFNRAIFATDAGTGIVPILQASARTEHPVIDGLVSLVAPCMVLIVCTMTGLVLLVTGAWQHGDLQSTNMVTYAFRIGLGHQIGEYVVIIALIMFGFTTILAWAYCATQAITYLGGHRFARPFTYLYILLIPLGTLIQINLVWGLADLCITCMLIVNLIGITGLAHEVIIDSRAYFKGDKLKT; this is translated from the coding sequence ATGCCAAGTTTAGAAAGGACCAATCAAATTTTCACCTTGTGTGTTGTATTCCCCTTTATCATACTCTTAGGCCTTTATTTCACCATAAAACTTCGTGGCTTTCAAATTGCTAGGCTCAAAAACAGCTTTAGTTATCTACTTAAACAACAACAAAACGCACAGGGAAATATTAGTTATTTTGAAGCCATTTCTACTGTATTGGCAGGAAATTTTGGCACCGGCAATATCTCCGGTATGGCTATAGCCCTCTCAACAGGTGGGCCGGGTGCTTTAATATGGATGTGGATCATTGCTTTTTTTGGCTCAGCAATCCAATATTCAAGCTGCATTTTAGGAGCCAAATATCGTCAGAAAGATGAAGGTGGAGAGTATGTAAGCGGCCCTATGTACTATCTAAGTAAAGGGCTTGGCTTAAACAGCCTAGCTAAAATATTTTGTATTTTCACTATATTTGCTGCCTTAGCAGTAGGTAATTTTGCTCAGATCAATTCCATGACACTTCCAATCCAAAAGATGGGCTTTCCCCCTTTATTGTGTGGCTTTATATTTGCTTTCTTTATTGGACTCGTCTTATTAGGCGGCATTCAAAGAATTGCACGTTTTGCCTCCATCATCGTGCCCTTGAAAGCTTTTCTCTATCTTACTTTTACTTTGATTATCCTCTATTTAAATCGTGAGAAGATCTTGCCTGCTTTGCAATTAATGTTCACCTCCGCTTTCAACTTTCAAGCAGCAGCGGGGGGCATCATAGGAAGTAGCATCTTAAAAGCCATCACGACTGGCTTTAACCGAGCTATTTTTGCTACAGATGCAGGCACCGGAATTGTACCCATTTTACAAGCAAGCGCACGTACCGAACATCCTGTAATCGATGGGCTTGTGTCTCTTGTTGCTCCTTGTATGGTTTTGATTGTATGTACGATGACAGGCCTTGTTTTATTGGTTACGGGTGCTTGGCAGCACGGTGATTTACAAAGCACCAATATGGTCACTTATGCTTTTCGTATAGGCCTGGGACATCAAATCGGTGAATATGTGGTCATCATTGCCCTCATTATGTTTGGGTTTACTACTATTCTTGCCTGGGCTTATTGTGCCACGCAAGCGATCACTTATCTAGGAGGGCATCGTTTTGCACGCCCCTTTACCTATCTTTATATTTTACTGATTCCCTTAGGAACTTTGATTCAGATAAATTTAGTATGGGGCCTTGCTGACCTCTGTATAACTTGTATGCTAATTGTTAATCTGATAGGCATCACAGGCCTTGCTCATGAAGTGATTATCGATAGTCGGGCCTATTTTAAGGGTGATAAATTAAAGACTTAA
- the ltrA gene encoding group II intron reverse transcriptase/maturase has translation MNTAKSYCISKSIVWEAYKRVKANKGAAGVDEESIEEFEKNLKDNLYKLWNRLSSGSYFPPPVKIVAIPKSDGKLRKLGIPTVSDRIAQMVVKLYLEPEIDPHFHPDSYGYRPGKSALEAVGVARQRCWRNDYVIDLDIKGFFDNLDHELVMRAVRKHTESQWILLYIERWLKAPEQDADGKLIKRDRGTPQGGVISPLLANLFLHYALDEWMRKCYPGNPFERYADDIVVHCQTEAQANEIKKAIAERLAQCKLELHPAKTKIVYCKDDERRKRYLNEKFDFLGYTFRARRSKNRYGKLFINFSPAVSNKAKKAITSTMRSWKMHLRSDKKIVDLSRMFNPMIRGWINYYGKYYKSELYQIFNVANRTLARWAERKYKKLRGHSRRAMHWLGGIAKREPQLFAHWKMGAIPATRQ, from the coding sequence ATGAATACAGCAAAGTCGTATTGTATTTCTAAATCCATTGTATGGGAAGCATACAAGAGAGTAAAAGCTAACAAAGGAGCAGCAGGTGTTGACGAAGAGTCTATAGAAGAATTTGAAAAGAATCTTAAAGACAATCTGTATAAACTTTGGAATCGCCTATCGTCGGGGAGCTACTTTCCGCCTCCCGTAAAGATAGTTGCCATACCAAAAAGTGATGGAAAGCTGAGAAAGCTGGGAATACCCACAGTATCAGACAGAATCGCACAGATGGTCGTTAAGCTGTATCTAGAGCCAGAGATTGACCCACATTTTCATCCTGATTCTTATGGGTACAGACCTGGAAAATCAGCGTTAGAAGCCGTAGGAGTCGCTAGACAGAGATGTTGGCGCAACGACTATGTTATTGACCTTGATATCAAAGGATTTTTCGATAATTTAGACCACGAGCTCGTGATGAGAGCCGTAAGGAAACACACCGAAAGCCAATGGATTCTTCTGTATATAGAACGCTGGCTAAAAGCGCCAGAGCAAGATGCAGACGGGAAACTTATAAAAAGAGATAGAGGGACTCCACAAGGGGGTGTAATCAGCCCTTTACTAGCCAATCTATTTCTTCATTATGCCTTAGACGAATGGATGAGGAAATGCTATCCAGGTAATCCATTCGAGCGTTATGCTGATGATATAGTGGTTCACTGTCAAACGGAAGCGCAAGCCAACGAAATAAAGAAAGCTATTGCAGAACGCTTAGCTCAATGCAAACTGGAGTTGCATCCTGCAAAGACAAAAATCGTCTATTGCAAAGATGATGAACGAAGAAAAAGATACCTAAACGAGAAATTTGATTTTTTGGGATATACTTTTAGAGCCAGAAGATCAAAGAATCGGTATGGAAAGCTCTTCATCAACTTTAGTCCCGCAGTAAGCAATAAAGCAAAGAAAGCAATAACGAGTACGATGAGAAGTTGGAAAATGCATCTGCGCAGTGACAAGAAGATTGTAGATTTATCAAGAATGTTTAACCCCATGATAAGAGGTTGGATCAACTACTATGGTAAATATTACAAATCAGAACTCTATCAAATTTTCAATGTTGCAAACCGTACATTAGCAAGGTGGGCGGAAAGGAAATACAAGAAGTTAAGAGGCCACAGCAGAAGGGCAATGCATTGGTTGGGAGGGATCGCAAAACGAGAACCTCAGCTATTTGCTCACTGGAAAATGGGCGCCATACCTGCGACTAGACAATAG
- a CDS encoding tetratricopeptide repeat protein, producing the protein MNLESLSTPQYIFPVFKEMEETSTTSEEKTVVYTEIALRIFTRLALQDLCRTELVCKKWKQIIHENKSQLIERNNLYENFYLQYFKAALRKEKEQNDAGRNIKLSKGSDFLTSTYPTLHHSIIRNCIQWFNQTMPSSDMFWSPYYSQKLQPYLGWLSDCVNRIAYFIFRSDKFFSPSKREVSYVLELKLAVQKKDFLQESLCIEKLGDIYVEKRTSKTLLQAAGLYNYALKRHSLLSSSEDKGEILKEKLFKAQNLLIKLCEGEPISLEQMQKQFESNRSALKKFREEVEKKIQVLGPNPSSQQVKELYQGIALHIKSFFGFLVKQAIDILGPAPCEYAMIGFGSLAREEMTPYSDLEFGILIEKDSSSSRNYFRHLTALLHLKVINLGETILPALNIPRIKEIDFFDSITPRGFAFDGEGVEGKGCKTPLGNGITFELIQTTEKMSQYVAKDEKGQWWHEKEPHLPMELLTFTHLLGNPELTKQYEEKVQEKLKVFYQEGSALRQYLAKQHLFYQDMVTFYPGLGDLKTQGMLFKAKNDFYRFPHLALDRLALLKEISAMDTFTRIDRLKEKKVLNKDSAKKLKEWMSVALLMRLRTYCKYKAQNEMMNPLIQPFGLEDPTLIQKQLALDNAALAQIKKIYRVFIPFGQAIIHMFSSGEEDSLKLSTLDDSPEMEGAIALRLFQHQEAEKRYKQASEKDSKNSHVLNALGMIYLEQKRLDEAARCINQALEINKESYNKNFIALARDYNNMGMVYQAQGDAGQAARYTKIALAIKFSLQEKDYETLATYYNNLSSIYLDQGKLKKAVMYVKKALEINLKLFRENALSTAVYYNNLGMIYKDQMKLDKAARYVNQALEINSKMFDENHPRVAHNHHNLGVIYYEQGNLEKASASTHEALRIRRKFFGENHPILIGSYSALGMIYYDQGRLNEAAKYLNHALIINRNLARKNDPETVQSFSNLANIYQEQGNLKQAIECIEAAWQIAYKLYKENHPIMAIIYANRGKIYQTQGNLIQAAKDIEQALKIDRRIFGEKHPKVAFHYINLGVIYLDQSKLGEAALVQNNLNKKTPVRRKLDEVVLDQKKVEEAARCINQALSIDSKLFGKNYRLMASFYNGLAQLIYKAQGNLKEAKKLIRQALAIDKKIFGKNHPKVARDYNNLGMNYEALGKFEKAIKYVNKALKIDREIFGKDHPRMASGYSNLGLVYKAKGEFKKAAKYAERAFEINRKVFGENHPKMADCYRNLTSIYQAQGDGAKAVFCFQNALRIELQPLLENNPNMVIRYSPCKIDSKSFKN; encoded by the coding sequence ATGAACTTAGAAAGCCTATCTACTCCTCAATATATATTTCCTGTATTTAAAGAAATGGAAGAAACTTCTACTACCTCGGAGGAAAAAACCGTAGTATATACTGAAATCGCTTTAAGAATATTTACAAGGCTAGCATTGCAAGATTTATGTCGTACAGAGCTGGTATGCAAAAAGTGGAAACAAATTATTCACGAAAATAAATCTCAATTGATAGAAAGAAATAATTTATACGAAAATTTTTATCTTCAATATTTTAAAGCTGCCTTGCGCAAGGAAAAAGAGCAGAATGATGCAGGTAGAAACATTAAGCTTTCTAAGGGCTCTGATTTTTTAACCTCTACATACCCCACACTTCATCATAGTATTATAAGAAACTGTATTCAATGGTTTAACCAAACCATGCCAAGTAGTGACATGTTTTGGAGTCCATATTACTCTCAAAAATTACAACCCTACCTAGGGTGGCTATCAGATTGCGTAAATAGAATTGCTTACTTTATCTTTCGAAGCGACAAATTTTTCTCACCAAGTAAACGGGAAGTGTCCTATGTGTTAGAATTAAAACTTGCCGTCCAAAAAAAGGATTTTTTGCAAGAAAGCCTATGTATCGAAAAACTAGGCGATATTTATGTGGAAAAAAGAACTTCTAAAACGCTTCTTCAAGCTGCAGGACTTTATAATTATGCTTTAAAAAGACATTCTTTATTATCTTCTTCAGAAGATAAAGGAGAAATTCTTAAAGAGAAGCTTTTCAAAGCTCAAAATCTTCTTATTAAACTATGCGAAGGAGAACCTATAAGCCTTGAACAAATGCAGAAACAATTTGAAAGCAATCGCAGCGCATTAAAAAAATTTAGAGAAGAAGTAGAGAAGAAAATTCAAGTTCTCGGACCAAATCCTTCTTCTCAACAAGTAAAAGAGCTTTACCAAGGTATTGCTCTACATATAAAAAGTTTTTTCGGTTTTCTTGTAAAGCAAGCGATAGACATTTTAGGCCCGGCACCTTGTGAATATGCAATGATAGGTTTTGGTTCCTTAGCGAGGGAGGAAATGACACCCTACTCTGATTTAGAGTTTGGTATTCTTATAGAAAAAGATTCTTCTTCTAGCAGAAATTATTTTAGACATCTCACTGCTTTACTGCATTTAAAAGTCATTAATTTAGGAGAAACTATTCTTCCTGCTTTGAATATTCCGCGTATAAAAGAGATAGATTTTTTTGATAGTATTACCCCTAGAGGTTTTGCTTTTGATGGGGAAGGGGTAGAAGGAAAAGGCTGTAAAACGCCTCTGGGTAATGGGATAACATTTGAGCTTATTCAAACTACTGAAAAGATGTCGCAATATGTTGCTAAAGATGAAAAAGGCCAATGGTGGCATGAGAAAGAACCTCATCTTCCTATGGAACTTTTGACATTCACTCATCTGTTAGGCAATCCAGAGCTAACCAAGCAATATGAGGAAAAAGTTCAAGAAAAACTTAAGGTTTTTTATCAAGAAGGCTCTGCTCTTCGTCAATATTTAGCTAAGCAGCATTTGTTTTATCAAGATATGGTAACTTTTTACCCAGGACTAGGAGACTTAAAAACACAAGGCATGCTTTTTAAAGCTAAGAATGACTTTTATCGCTTTCCTCATCTAGCCTTGGACCGGTTAGCCCTTCTCAAAGAAATCTCAGCAATGGATACTTTTACCAGGATTGATCGGTTAAAAGAAAAAAAGGTTTTAAATAAGGATAGCGCTAAAAAGCTAAAAGAATGGATGAGTGTAGCATTGTTAATGCGCCTAAGGACCTATTGTAAGTATAAAGCCCAAAATGAAATGATGAATCCTTTAATTCAACCTTTCGGATTGGAGGATCCTACACTTATCCAAAAGCAGCTTGCACTAGATAATGCAGCTTTAGCGCAGATAAAGAAGATTTACCGCGTTTTTATCCCTTTCGGCCAGGCTATCATCCATATGTTTTCATCAGGGGAAGAAGATTCCCTTAAGCTTTCCACTCTAGATGATTCACCCGAGATGGAAGGAGCCATAGCTTTAAGGCTTTTTCAACACCAAGAGGCAGAAAAGCGGTATAAGCAAGCTAGTGAAAAGGATTCCAAGAATAGTCATGTATTAAATGCTCTAGGAATGATTTACCTTGAGCAAAAAAGGTTAGATGAAGCGGCTCGATGTATCAATCAAGCACTTGAGATAAATAAAGAGAGCTATAATAAAAATTTTATAGCCCTGGCAAGAGATTACAATAATATGGGAATGGTTTATCAAGCTCAAGGGGATGCAGGGCAGGCGGCTAGGTATACCAAGATAGCGCTTGCCATTAAATTTTCACTTCAAGAAAAAGATTATGAGACTCTAGCAACGTATTACAATAATCTAAGCTCGATCTACCTAGACCAAGGAAAGTTAAAAAAAGCAGTTATGTATGTTAAGAAGGCACTCGAAATCAACCTTAAGCTTTTTAGGGAAAATGCTCTAAGCACGGCTGTATATTACAACAACCTTGGAATGATTTACAAAGATCAAATGAAGCTGGATAAAGCAGCTAGATATGTGAATCAAGCGCTCGAAATTAACAGTAAAATGTTTGACGAAAATCATCCGAGGGTAGCACATAACCACCATAATCTGGGAGTGATTTACTACGAGCAAGGAAATTTAGAAAAAGCGTCTGCATCTACTCACGAAGCGCTCAGAATCCGCCGCAAATTTTTTGGTGAAAATCATCCGATTTTAATAGGATCTTATAGTGCTTTAGGAATGATTTACTACGATCAGGGGCGTTTAAATGAAGCGGCTAAGTATTTAAATCATGCTCTTATAATTAACCGCAATCTTGCTAGGAAGAATGATCCAGAAACGGTACAAAGTTTCAGCAACCTGGCAAATATTTACCAAGAACAAGGAAATTTAAAGCAGGCGATTGAGTGTATCGAGGCTGCATGGCAAATCGCTTATAAACTATATAAAGAAAATCATCCAATTATGGCCATAATTTATGCCAATAGAGGGAAAATTTACCAAACGCAAGGGAATTTGATACAAGCGGCTAAAGATATCGAACAAGCTCTCAAAATTGATCGCAGAATTTTTGGTGAAAAACACCCGAAAGTGGCATTTCATTATATTAATCTAGGAGTAATTTATCTCGATCAAAGTAAGTTAGGGGAAGCGGCTCTTGTTCAAAATAATTTAAATAAAAAAACTCCTGTTCGCAGAAAGCTAGATGAAGTAGTTCTCGATCAAAAAAAGGTAGAGGAAGCGGCTAGGTGCATCAATCAAGCGTTATCTATTGATTCTAAGCTGTTTGGCAAAAATTATCGCCTGATGGCGAGCTTTTACAATGGTTTGGCTCAACTCATTTACAAAGCCCAAGGCAATTTAAAAGAAGCAAAAAAGCTTATTAGGCAAGCGCTTGCAATTGACAAGAAAATTTTTGGTAAAAATCACCCTAAGGTAGCAAGAGATTACAACAATCTAGGAATGAATTATGAAGCCCTAGGAAAATTTGAAAAAGCAATTAAATATGTTAATAAAGCGCTTAAAATTGATCGTGAAATTTTTGGTAAAGATCATCCGCGAATGGCATCGGGTTATAGCAATCTAGGGCTGGTCTACAAGGCTAAAGGAGAGTTTAAAAAAGCAGCAAAATATGCTGAGCGAGCTTTCGAGATCAATCGCAAGGTTTTTGGAGAAAATCATCCCAAAATGGCTGATTGTTACCGTAATCTTACATCCATTTACCAAGCTCAAGGAGATGGAGCCAAAGCAGTTTTCTGCTTTCAGAATGCTTTACGTATTGAACTTCAACCTCTTCTTGAGAATAACCCCAATATGGTCATTCGCTATTCCCCATGCAAAATTGACTCAAAATCATTCAAAAACTAG
- a CDS encoding LysM peptidoglycan-binding domain-containing protein — protein sequence MNLDNLHLKYIRRLILVLTASGALNIILLSLFFYWFIKDAPPPLYFEQKPALKQEQQVPLASTKGNIELIHYFRSLSFDELVARLSNHQLIENGYTQRDIALACLVAFHHFDLSRALLGHPPLAQQRSIIYGQLKSGQPAMITVYPGLSDENFQAVIQFANTERWPLTSKGLFLQLKKFKDREDTSLSDAFFMTSEFLAVEWLFNRAEIPVSKIELQNMLLDGTWGMLSGFAEQQKIVQDLSAARRQRFLLEYVDGQSKHAAYLLLKVDGEFALNKLDDYHVLALLALLEDKTSESEKYALDLLDRPRSDNVWKAAGAKLYQYAGELIPENNLPHGAMKRFILGASSAEVPLKKPIIRENPSKPLVPLSPPPPTPFNSSPKKPASQTLAPKAPKSPTSFPSDRLYIVQEGDSLWKISRRFKVDIEVLRDYNKLKTDALKPGTPLRIPS from the coding sequence ATGAATCTAGATAATCTTCATTTAAAATATATACGCAGGCTTATCCTAGTTTTAACCGCTAGTGGAGCTTTAAATATTATTCTCCTTTCTCTCTTCTTTTATTGGTTTATTAAAGATGCTCCGCCACCCCTTTATTTTGAGCAAAAGCCTGCATTAAAACAAGAGCAACAAGTTCCTTTAGCTAGTACAAAGGGAAATATTGAATTAATCCATTATTTTCGTTCATTATCTTTTGATGAATTGGTAGCTAGGCTTTCAAATCATCAGCTGATAGAAAATGGTTATACGCAACGAGATATTGCTCTAGCCTGCTTGGTTGCATTTCATCATTTCGACTTATCGCGTGCCTTATTAGGCCATCCACCTTTGGCGCAGCAACGTTCTATTATATATGGTCAGCTTAAAAGTGGGCAACCCGCTATGATTACTGTTTATCCAGGATTATCGGACGAAAATTTTCAAGCGGTTATCCAATTTGCTAACACTGAAAGATGGCCTTTAACTAGCAAAGGACTGTTTTTGCAGCTTAAAAAATTTAAAGACCGGGAGGATACGAGTTTATCTGATGCTTTTTTTATGACCTCAGAATTTCTTGCTGTAGAATGGCTTTTTAATCGAGCTGAAATACCAGTAAGTAAAATAGAGCTGCAAAATATGCTTTTGGATGGTACATGGGGCATGCTGTCAGGCTTTGCTGAGCAACAAAAAATTGTCCAAGATCTTTCAGCTGCTAGAAGGCAACGTTTTTTATTAGAATATGTGGATGGTCAGTCCAAACATGCGGCTTATCTACTCTTGAAAGTAGATGGGGAGTTTGCTTTGAATAAACTCGATGATTATCATGTACTAGCTTTACTAGCACTATTAGAAGATAAAACTTCTGAAAGTGAAAAGTATGCTTTAGACCTACTGGACAGGCCGCGCAGTGATAATGTATGGAAAGCTGCAGGAGCTAAATTATACCAGTATGCAGGAGAGCTGATTCCTGAAAACAATTTACCTCATGGTGCTATGAAACGCTTTATATTAGGGGCTTCTTCCGCCGAAGTACCTCTTAAAAAGCCCATCATCAGAGAAAATCCCTCTAAGCCTCTTGTCCCTCTATCACCTCCTCCTCCAACCCCATTTAATTCTTCCCCTAAAAAACCTGCTAGTCAAACGTTAGCACCTAAAGCTCCTAAGTCACCTACTTCTTTTCCTTCCGATCGTTTATATATTGTTCAAGAAGGCGATTCTCTATGGAAAATTTCTCGGCGCTTTAAGGTCGATATTGAGGTTTTGCGTGACTACAATAAACTTAAAACAGATGCTCTGAAACCCGGCACACCTTTAAGAATTCCTTCTTAA